The segment TGCTTTTTGAAATTTTTTATAATCTTTGGAAAATTCATCAGCTTCTGTTGTACAGCCTGGCGTAAAGTCTTTGGGATAAAAATAGATGACATGTTTTTTACCCTTAAAATCACTTGATTTGACACTGTTTCCGTTTGCATCTTTTACTTCAAATTTTGGAACTGATTCTCCTTCTTCTAACATGATATGTCTAAAGATGTTTTGGCCATTAATTACTTTTTGACTTGAGATGATCTGTCCTACTTCGAATCTTTTATATGGAAATCAGATTGGCTTTAGCTTGATGGTTAACTCAAGAGCGTATCTTGCAGAAGCAATTGCAACATACGGTTTGGTATTTTTTGGTCCACTTTCTGTAATTATAGCCGTAGCATCTTTTGGAGAAACTCTGACAACCCAATCTGTATTATTTATCTCACTTGGTCATGGTGGTGCAATTGCTCTTATGGTTTATGCGTTTGGACATGTATCTGGAGCTCACATCAATCCAGCAGTTACAATTCCAATGATGATTACTAAAAAAATTGGAATTAAAGATGGTATTGGATATATTATTTCACAATTAATCGGTGCCGTTGCAGCAGCTGCAACTCTTAAAGCAATTTTACCAGAACTCGGTGCAAAAGTTAACTTTGGTACTCAGGGTGGTCCGAGTGAACTTATCAATAACAGTGTAAGTTCTGGATTTGCAATTGAAGCAATTTTGACTTTCTTTTTAGTACTAGTAATTTTCATGACTGCTGTTCATAAGAAAGCATCACCTGGATTGCATGGACTTTCAATTGGTGGAATGGTGTTTTTGATTCATCTTGTTGCAGTTCCATTAACTGGCGCATCTGTAAATCCTGCAAGAACATTTGGTCCTGCATTAATTTCTGGAGCTTGGGAGTTTCAATGGTTGTATTGGGCAGCACCAATTCTAGGTGGCATAATTGCAGGTTTAATCATGAATTATGTCTATGTCAACAAGGCCGAAAAAGAAGCATAATTTTTTTCAAATACCAAACGTTTTTAAAAATTTGATAGCACGATTCTGTTGGACTCGTTGCATAGCTTGGATAGTGCGAACGCTTGCGGAGCGTTAGGTCGTCGGTTCGAATCCGACCGAGCCCGCCAATTTGTATAAACAGAATCGCCGATTCCATTACTTTCTATGAACGGAAACATCGATTTTTCAATAACGCAGAGCTCTATTGAAGTACTTTCAAACTCTCGTTTATTTTTTCTAGTATCTATTAGTCTGTTTTACTGTAACTGGTGTTTCTGTTCTAATTTGGAATGATATATTTTAGAATGTTTTTGTCTTTCTTAAAAAAATAGTCACTGATATCATATAACATGCAGTAGCTATAATTTCTGATACTAGTGATGCAATAAAGGGCTCTATGCTCATTTCAAGAAAATAATACAAAGAAGGCCATCGTACTGCAAGATAAATAATTTCACCTACTCCAAATGATGAAATCATACTTAGAATCTCTTTTCTAATTAAACTTGAACTCATTTGCTTGTATCTGACTTTATTATCCAAATAAAACAAAACCGAAAAAATTCCAAAATATACTATGTATCCTGTTATTATTGTAATTGTAGTTGTGAGGTGATTCTCATATCCTGTTAATGATTGAGCAACAACTGCTGAAAGTGAGGCTGAAATGATAAAACAAATTATAAAATTCCTGTTTATTTGCAGTAATTGCTGGTTGACCTTCATGTTCTGTTTTTCATCTAGTAACTATTATTTTATGTTAAACAAACTCTCATTCTATGAGAACTAGATGCCAATGGGCAAAGGATGATCTTAACATTGAGTATCATGATAATGAATGGGGAAAACCTCAGCATGATGATCGTAAATTATTTGAATTTTTAATTTTAGAAGGAGCTCAGGCTGGCTTAACATGGACTACTATTCTTAAACGACGAGATGGGTATAGAAAAGCATTCTCTGATTTTGATCCAGTTAAAGTATCCAAGTATACTGAAAAGCATATCAAAAATTTACTAAATAATCCTGAAATAATTCGTAATAAATTAAAAATCAATTCAGCAATCAATAACGCAAAACTCTTTATAAAAATTCAAAAAGAGTATGGCTCATTTGATAAATTCATTTGGAGCTTTGTTAATCATACTACGATAATAAACAATTTCAAACACCTTTCAGAAATACCATCATCTACTGATATTTCCAAAAAAATGAGCGATGATTTGAAAAAATATGGATTTAATTTTGTTGGTCCTACGATCTGTTATGCTTTCATGCAAGCTGTAGGCATGGTAGACGATCACATTGTTGATTGCTTTGCTAAAAAATCTTCTAAACTTTAAAAATATCAAATTCATGAAACTTTAAAAATTGAATTTTCATCTTAGTTTCTTTTTAATATGATAAAAGACTTTTAACTAAGAAAAAATAATTTGGTTTTGATTCAAGATGAAAATATCTCAAAATACAAAAAAATTATTAAATAATCAAATAGTTTTAGAAGCAAACGCTGCAAATAGTTATCTTGCAATGGCGTCATGGTGTGAAATTACTGGTTATGTTGGGGCTGCAAGCTTCTTTTACGCTCAATCTGATGAAGAAAGATCTCATATGCTCAAGTTTATTCGCTATCTAAATAATATTGGTGGTAACGCGACAATTCCTGCAATAAAATCTCCTCCAAATTCTTTTAAATCATTAGAGTCAACGATTCGAGCTGCATTAAATAATGAACAATTAGTTACAAAAGCTATCTACGCCATAGTGGAAACCGCACAAAAAGAAAAAGATCATTCTACTCATACTTTCCTTGATTGGTTTGTTAATGAACAAGTCGAAGAAGAAAAGAAATTTGAAACCGTTTTACAGAAATTTGACTTGATTGGAAGAGACAAAATCGCAGTCCATGAAATTGATAAAATCTTGGGCGAACTTGCAACTAAAGATTAACTTCTAAAACTTTTTTTCTAATTTTAAAGTTTATTAATATTAGTTTTATTAATCTAGTAATGTTGTTTGGCGTTTTTGCAGTTCATAGTCCAGAATCATGTCCAATGAATAATAACGTTAGTAAAGAAATATTTCTTGATATCGAGAAAAAAATTAAATCTAATATGAAAAAGTTTCAAATAATAAAAGTAGTGGGTTTTTACATGTCTGTTTTAGAACATGAGTGGATAATAATTTTAGATGCAAAAAGTGCTCATGATATTGAACAGCTATGTATTGCAGTAGGTATCTCGTCAGTAAGTACTGTTAAAATCGTTCCAATTAACGAGTATGCTACAACCGTTAAAAAATTAAAATCCCAAAAATAATTTTTTCAATATATTAATCCAAAATTGATAGTTTGAATTCACTATCTGTAATTTCTAATTTTGATATTTTTGACATTTACAACCTTTCACAAGACATCTACCATTTCCTTCAAAATGGATAACATTGTCATGATAACACCCAATTTTCATATTGTTGCATTTCATTACAAATTTCTCTGTTTATGATGATTCTTTAATCTTGTTTGTTAGACAATTATAATTACACATTAAATCTATTGTCTATCATGGCTAATATCAAAAGCATAGGTCGTTTTTTTATTTTTATTGTCGGTGGACTTGTTGCTATTATTGTTGGCTCCTTTATGATTCGTGGAACTATGCACATGTGGGATAAACCTGATTCAGATAAAAAATCTGATAAAAATAATGACTAAAAAACAAGTATAGCAAACTGATTTTAGAAATGATGCCTGATTCTTCAATTAGAAAATCTCTTGAAGATTATGTAAAATTAAGAATTAGAGATGTTCCATCTGAAATTCATCAAACTTTTCCAAATGTTAAACAAATCTGGAAATGTGAAAACCAAGTCGATTTTCTTTACGGATATTATGTCGGAAAGATTGAGGAAGGAACATTGCATTATCTACTTAAAGCAACTAGAGCATCGGCAGGTGGGTTTGTTGATGTTTTTGAAATTAGAGGTATTCTTGAAACCTACAGGACAGATCTAAGAAATTCTATTGAGAAAGCACTCTCTTAGTGAAGTAGAAATACTACACCGTTCTAAATATTGATATGGTTGGGCCACAAGATGGTGGATTTGGTTTTGATCAATCAAAAAAATACACTACTGTAGAAAACATAGAGCAAGTATGCGTTCAATGCCAAGCTGGTCAACACAAAAAATGTTTGGTAAAATCAAAACAACAAGAAAACTGTGAATGCGAACATTGTCTAATTTACGGATAATATTTCTTTAAAATACATTTTTAATTATTTTATTCAATTTTATTATTGTAAATTCATTATTATGATTTTTAATAATTGCGTAGATTCAATAATATGTTGTTTCTTAATTTATTGATAATGTCTAAAATTAAACAAATTATTGCATGGATTGCAATTCTTGGCGGTGGTATTGGCTTTTTCTTCTTCTCATTACATGCTGTAGACTTTATGCGTTAAATTTGGAAATTATCTGATTTATTCTTTAGATTCTGTCTTTTCTTTTAGTTTTTCAAGCTCATCTCTAGTTTGAGCATGTTCTCTTCGCTCTTTGTCTAGTAGAATATGAAGAGTTTCTAACTCTTTTTCCGCTTTACTGAGTTTTGATTTTAACCCTCCCACCACTGCACTAGCAGCTTCAATTATGCCTTTAGATGCTTTTTTATCTGTAATTTCTCCTTCGATGAATTCTTTTTCTTTAGAAGTGAAAATTCCTGTTTCTCCATCAATATTTTGTTGTATATTTTTTACATCATGTTTTGCATTATACAATCTAGAAGTAATTTCTTCTAGCTCTTTTTGTGCTTGAATTTGTTGTGCCCGTGTTTCATGTAATTCTGATTGACCTTCGGCGATTTTTTCTTTAATGTCGTCATATTCTTTTGTGATCTTTTCAAGTTCTTGATTCTTTTTTGTAAGGTTAATCTCTGCTTTGTCTATTTCTTCGATAATTTTTTTATTTTTGATGAATTTTTCTTCTGAATCATTTATTTTTGTTTTAATATTTTTATATTCCAAGTATATTGTGTCGAGTTCTAATTTTTTTTGATTTGATTCTCGTTTTATTTCCATTAATTTACTAGTTGCTTCATCATATTCTTCTTTTACACTTTGCAGCTTTTTTGTAATGCTGTCTATCTCTTCTTGTTTTGTTCTAAATTCAATTTGCAATCCTTCTACTTCTGTTTCAAGTGATTCTTTTAGAACTCTCTCTTCATTTTTTTCATGTGTTTTTTCTTCTACTTGCTCCTTTTTCTTTCCAAAAAGACCCATGTTGATCTATAAAAATCTCCAAAAGATGAACGTTTCTTTAGTTTTTGACTCTTCTGCGAATAAACTTGAGGTAAAACCCAATTCCACCAATAACTATGCCCCCAATCAATGCTATTATTCCTAATTCTGGATTATCGGGATTTATGTTGGGTGCTAAAAATAAAAGTAATGCTCCAAATATGATTAACGCAAAGCTGCTGCCTCCTCTTGTTTTATTGTGTTCGCTGTGTACCATTTTAGATGTATTCTGAAACTGTTTTTGCTACTCTCTTTCTTCCAATATCTGTTATGAGTGGTCCTATTTTAGGTCCTCTTGATGTGCCTAGTATTATTTGATATAAAATTCTAAAGAAGTCTTTTGGTTCAACACCATTTGACTTTGCAATTTGATATATTGTATTTTGAATGTCCTCTGGTTCATCTTCGGCATTGAGCGCATCTACTAGTAGTTTCAAAACTTTTTTTGCTGATTCATCCATGGCTACTTCCACTTTTTCTTGTTGATCAAATTCATCTGCAAAATTTCCAGCTAACTCTATTAATTTTTCTATTTGTGGATCCGGATTTTTGATTACGCCATAATCTAATAGTTTTTTCATTACCCTTTCTGTTCTGTTTTCTTTGAACATTTTTGCTAATTCAACTAATAATCTATAATTGACATGTATGTTTGGTTGCTTTGGAGGATTTAGTAAATTTACATATTCATAGAGTCCTTTTGATTTTATTAATTTGGCATCATTGTCAACCTTAATTTTTCCAAAAAATATATCTTCTAATTCATTGTATTCATTCATCAACGATGGTATGTCTTCAAATCCTAGCTCTCTTGCCCCTGTAATTCTTTTGTAAAGTAGTAACAATATTGATTTTGGACTTCCAAATTCCATCCATTTTTGTCCTGTAACCACATTTCCTAATGATTTTGAAATCTTTTTTCCTCCTTTATCCAAAAACATTTCATATTTTACATGATGTGGATGTGGAAAATTCAAAATCTCATCTGAGACCCAGTCATTTACTTTGACTGAATCCATGATATCTTTTCCATATGCTTCAAATCTAATATCAAATGCTGCCCATCTTGCTGCAAATTCTACTTTCCATGCTAATTTGCCAAGATCTTTTGTGATGTTTGCTTCTCCGTCATGTCCGCATCCTTTAATCATTTTTGAGCTAATCTCTGCGTCATGACACTTGTATCTTACTTTCTTCTCATTTTCTAGATACTCAAATGCTTCTGCAGTGTAAAGTCGGTCACAATTTGAACACACAGGAAAGTATGGTAGAAATTTCTGATATTTTTCTTGCCCTACTAATTCTGAAATCTTGTCCCCTATCTTTGTGCTGTTTTGTAAAATTGTATGTATTTGATCTTTTAGTAATCCATTTTTGTAAGTGTCTTTTGCTCTTCTAAATTCATATTTAATTCCCATTTTATCTAGTCCATCTAATAGAATACTGCTCATGTGCATTCCGTATGACTCATGACACCCATAAGGGTCTGGAATCAACGAAACTGGTTTGGCAATATGTTTTTCTAAATCCTCAGGAAATCCTTCTGGAATTTTTCTCAATCCGTCTAAATCATCTGAATATGCAATTAATTCTGATTTGAATCCATAATTTTCTAATGCAAGTTTTACTCCATATGCTCTAACTGCATCTCCTAAACTACCTATGTGTGGAACACCAGAAGCACCAAGTCCACTTTCAACTCTTAATAACTCTAAACTTCTGCCCAGAGTTTTTTCTCGCTCAAGTAACTCATGAGCTAATTTATCTATCCAAGTTCCTTTGCCGAATATCTCTTGTTCTGACATGTCTATTCTTTATTCAACAATTTTGTCATGTATGGTCCATATAACGAATACCCTATTTTTTGATAATATTCTCTTGTTCCCACTGCACTAATTACTAATAGTTTTGTAGCATTAAATTCTTCTTTGGAAATTTTTTCAGCCTCTTTCATTAAATTTTTCCCCAATCCTGAATGCTGTATCTCGTTTTCTCCTTTTTCTCCAAGCTTTAATGATTTACCATAAACATGTAATTCGCGTACAATGCAAGAATCATCCCCAATCTCTTTTCTGTGTGCAAGACTGCTTGGTTTTCTTAATCTTAAAAATCCGTAAATTGATTCATTTGAATCTTCATATGACAGAAATACTTCTTTTCCTCCTGATGAATCATAATTAATCCTGTTTAATTTTATATCTTGATCACTAGTTTTTTTGTTTGACAAACCTGCCTCTCTGCATCTAATACATTTACATGAAATACCTTGTTTACTGAGATTTTGTTGTACTATTTGTCTGAGATTTCCTGACTTTGGGCCGGCTATGATCTCATTTGGTGATATCTCTCTTTGCACTCTCATTATTCTAACCCATTTTGGAACATTTTTCTTCACTTCGGTTAGGACTTTGATCATATCTTGATCAGAATATGGTGTGTATTTTCCTTGTCTGTATTCCTCGTAGAGCGGAGTGTTCTCTATCACTAATGATGGGTAAATTTTCAACATGTCTGGTCTAAGTTCTGGTTCATCAAACAGTTTTTTAAAATCTGCAATATCTCCTTTCGGTGTCATTGTAGGAAGTCCAGGCATCATATGTGCTACGATTTTATATCCTGCATCTTTAGAAATCTGAAATGATTCTGTAACATCATTGTAATTATGTCCTCTGTTGACAATTTTGTATACTCTGTCTTGTAATGATTGTACTCCTATCTCTATCCTTGTAATCCCGTAATCTAACATCGCATCAACATGTTTTTGCTTACAATAGTCTGGTTTTGTTTCAATTGTAAATCCTACGTTTCTTATTTTTGCATGTTCGTTGTTTAATTTGGCTTCCTCCAAATCTTTTGAATTAATTCCATTTAATGCATCATAGCAAGATTTTATAAAATTCTCTTGATAGTCTTTTGGCATGAACAAAAATGTGCCGCCTACAATTACTATCTCCATTTTAGATGGATCATGTCCAAAAGCAATTAATTTTTCAATTTTTGATATTATCTGCAGTTTAGGATCATATTCATTTTGTATTGCGTTAAGTGTTGATGGTTCTTTCCCAGTGTAACTATTAGGTGAATTGAATTCTATTCCGCCTGGGCAGTACGTACATCTTCCATGAGGACATGCATAAGGTTTTGGCATCAATGCAATTACTGATACTCCTGATGCTGTCTTGATTGGTTTTTTTAACAAAACTTTTTGTAATTTGAAAAAATCAGCATCTTTTACAGTTGAAAGAATTTCATGATTTCTTGGAATTCTTTCTAGCGAATATTTTGCACATATTTTTTTAATTTCTTCCTTTACTTGTTTTTTAGTTGGCTCTTTGATCGTTAAAAGATTCTGCGTTATTTCTGTACATGCAGTTGAAAATAACACATTTAGTTTATTCATATCTGAAATCATATCTAATTGAACATAAATTCGTTAAATAATCTTAGGCGTTAGATGTCTGATTCTGGATAATGTTTGACAATTTTACTTAGTCCCTTTATTGCAGATTATTTGCTTGTGGTTCTGTTCCTTCCTGTCTCTGTTCTTTTTTATATTCTATCTTTAACCAGATTGGCGTTATGATTGTAGTTACTGCTACCATGATCACAATGGTGGAATACACACTTGATGTTAAAATTCCTGATGCCACTCCGACTCCAGCTACAATCAACCCTACTTCTCCTCTTGATATCATCCCTATTCCGACTTTCATTCCCTTGGATTTACTTTTCAAAAACATCATTGCTGGAAGTCCACATCCCAATAATTTTGTCACAATAGCTATTGCAATGATTATCCCACTAAGATACAATATCTCTGCGTTTACCTGTCTAAAATCTACCTGTGCACCAATTATTGCAAAGAATAACGGTGCAAAGATCAACCCAATTTGATGTGCATAGTTTTCAACTTTTTCAAATACTTTGGTAGTTGATAATGCCATACCTACTGCAAATGCACCTACGATTGGTGACAGCCCGATAGATCCTGCAAGTGCAGCTGCTCCAAAAAATGATGCTGTTGCAATTCCTTCTATACTTCCTTTTGCTTTCCATAATCTTGGTGTGATAATTTTTGGCATTACCCAAACAGATGCTATGAGCATTACTGCAAAGAATCCTAACACTTGAAGAATTTTTATTGTTACATCTGAAATATCGATACTATCCACTCCGCCCGGACCGTTTGCAATTGATATTACCACTGACAGTACCGCTATAGCTAAAATGTCATCTACTACTGCGGCCCCGATAATTAGACGTGCTTCTGTTGATTTGAGTTTTCCAAATTCACTTAATACCTGAACTGAAATTGCGATGCTTGTTGCTGTAAGTGCTGTGGCAATAAGCATTGATTGCAACGCATCAAAACCAAACATCTGAAAAACTACCAGTCCCACTGCAAATGGAACTATCACTCCTAGTGTTCCAACTGTAAATGATGCTTTTCCACCTTTTAGGAATTCCTTTGGAGTCATCTCAAGTCCAGCCATAAATAAAATTACTATTGCTCCGATCTCTCCTAGAATTTTTATCTCGTTGCTGATGTTAACTAGTGATATTCCCCCAGAACCAACAATATATGCTCCAAGCGCAAATGGGCCAATTACCATGCCCGCTATTAATTCCCCTAATACAATTGGAAGTTTAAGCCTAAGAAATAATTCTGCCATCAATTTTGCGGCAAATAATAAAATCCCTACCCCTATGATCGTTTCAATAAATTGTGCTTCTGCTGCCATTCGTTCTCTGTCTTTGTTGATTTATTGCTAATATAAGGCGATATTTGGTTGAAAATTATTTCGTATTTGTATAATTATGTGATTTTACACGAATTCACAAAAACTCCTTTTTTGGATACTATCTGTCCTATCTCTTGAGTTGTAATTTTATGTTTTTTGAATATTGATTTGATTCTAGCCACTTGATCCTTTGGAGATATGATGCAAAATCCTATACCCATGTTAAATGTCTTGTACATCTCTTCTGGTTTTACTCCTTGCTCTTCAATCAATCCAATTATTGGAGGTATCTTTGGTAAACTATCTATCTCGTATCCTATTTTTTTGAGTCTCATTAGTTTTGTAAATGCTCCTCCTGTGATGTGAGCTAATCCATTAATCTTACATTTTTGAATACTTTCTAAAACTGGTTTTACATAAATTTCTGTTGGTGTCAATAATGCGTCTCCTATGACTCCGACTCCTTTTACTTTATCTTTTACAGAATATTTTGATAATAGAGCTTTTCTTGCAAGTGAATATCCATTTGAATGAATACCGCTACTGTTTGCTCCAATAATTATATCTCCTGGTTTTATTTTGTTTCCTAACACAATATCTTTTTTTGAAACAAGACCTACCACCATTCCTGCTAAATCAAATGAGAATTCTTTTCCTGTGAGAACATCTGGCATTATTGCCGTCTCCCCTCCTACAATTGGCAGTGCTGATTTCTTTGCGCCATTAACTAACCCTTCTACAATTTTTTTAAAGATTATCTGATTATTTTTGTTTGCAGCAATATAGTCTACAAATGAAACAGGAGTTGCACCGATACATATTATGTCATTTACATTCATTGCAACACAATCAATTCCAATTGTGTTGTATTTTTTCATCATATTTGCAATTACTACTTTGGTTCCTACTCCGTCTGTGTGTGTAGCTAATAGTTGACCTCCCGGAATTTCTACAATTCCTGCATAATGTCCAAAACCATGAGTGATCTTTGCCATTTTTTGGAGTTTATGCGTGGATTCAATCAGCCTGCCTATTGCTGCCTGACTTTGTTTAATTTTGGTAATATCCACGCCTGCATCTTTGTAGGTTAAACCCATAGTTTCATGCGTATTTGCTGTGAATAAAAGAATTTGCCTATCTTTTGGCTTACATGTACATTCCAGAAAACTCTTCCCTGTGTTTGACATATTTTTGAGATAATTCGTTAAATTCAGAATGAATTCTCTCTTTTTCTTTTTCCAAACCGCTTGTATCTATTTTCATGTCGTAGAATCTGTTTAATGCTTCTATCAATGTCGATGCAGCTGTAGGATCTGGTGATGCTTTATTTGCTTTTGCAAGTAATGCCACCCCTTGAATTTTTCTTACAATGCATTCGTTTAAAATTCCTCCTGGTATTCCAGTGATAAATCCTTGCGGGATCATGCTGATGTCTTTATCTGCCATCATTCTTACCAAATCTTCTTTTGCTGCACAATATGCTTTATCGTCATGTTCTTCACTTGGAATTCCATCTAGAATTACAATTTCTTTTGATCCTTTTTTTTCTGACCAATCTAAAATGGCTGAAACGAGTGAATACAATCCTTCCATTCTTAATGTTATTTCACAAATTATTGCACATATCGTTCCATCCTTATTTGCATAAAATCTAAAAGGATGGCGTAGTCGTCCTTTCATAAAAACAGTTGACGGTGGAAGATATTTTGATCTCATCAATCCAATTTCGTCCATTTTTAATTCTTCGATTATATGACTGATTGAAAGTGATCCTACTAGACCTGCTCCGACAAACCCTGCAAATATTATTGGACTGTTAAGTTCTACTTTTTTTATTTCAAATACTTCTGCTTCTGGAAATCCATCTGCCACTCTCTACGTCAATTACTCTGTCTAATTACTTTTATGAATAAAAAGATTCAACATGGTTCTTCCTTTATCTGTTATGGAATAAATCATGTTTGCTCCTACTGCTTCTTTTTGCACAAAGTTATAATCTACACAAAGATGCAAATAATTCAGAAATGATTTTTTCATTCTTATCTTAGATTTTGAATATAGATCTGAAAACGTCATTGGGTTTCCTCTAAGTTGGTATAATAATTTTAGAAGAGATAACGTGCTGTAATCTCTTGTTCTTGCTTTTACTGCATCTAGTATCTGGACGTCTCTTTTTATAATAAAATCTTCGAATTGGTCTGCTACTTCTACAGGTATGTATGTTAGTCTTGCTCGCATCATACCGTATGGTACGGTACATTACCTTATTAATGTTCATCTCAAGCTTTGTTCCTCTATCTAGATGGTTTTTTTACACCATTTTCATGCCTGTTGATCTAACAGTGCTCCTAAAATGTCAAAAACATGTCAATTTCAATATGAAAATGTGACAAGCATATCATGCAATTTTTTTTGAAACAGTTCTATGGTTTATCATTTCTTGGATTCTTGTATCTGAATTTGTTAATTTTGATCAGTTCTGCATATGATCCAAATTTAGACAAGTCTGAAATTTTATCAAGCTCATCATCTGATTCATCATTATCCCCAAATCTTTTCAATATTTTATAGTTGGTGCTTCTTTCAGCAGGTACCCTTCCAATTTCTTTGACAAGTCGCCTGATCTCTTTTGGTTTAATCAATTGTCCGTGATTGGAACCAGCTGAAGTTGAAATGCTTTCATTGATTAGCGTTCCGCCAAAGTCATTTGCTCCCCACATTAACAATAACTGTGACATTTTTTGTCCTTCCTTTACCCAAGACATTTGAATATTGTCAATTTGATTATTCAGCAAAATTCTTGCAATGGCATGTGTTAGCAGTACATCTTTTCCACTACCACCTTCTCTAATCTCTTCATGTAGTTGATGTTTGTACATTGGAGCTTCACTGTGGATAAAATTAAGGGGAACAAATTCTGTGAATCCTTTTGTCTCTTTTTGAATTTCTCTGATTTTTACAATATGGTTTACTCTGTCTTCTGGAGTTTCAACATGTCCAAACATCATAGTTGATGTGGTATTGATTCCAAGATTGTGGGCAGTTTTGATT is part of the Nitrosarchaeum sp. genome and harbors:
- a CDS encoding DNA-3-methyladenine glycosylase I, translating into MRTRCQWAKDDLNIEYHDNEWGKPQHDDRKLFEFLILEGAQAGLTWTTILKRRDGYRKAFSDFDPVKVSKYTEKHIKNLLNNPEIIRNKLKINSAINNAKLFIKIQKEYGSFDKFIWSFVNHTTIINNFKHLSEIPSSTDISKKMSDDLKKYGFNFVGPTICYAFMQAVGMVDDHIVDCFAKKSSKL
- a CDS encoding MIP/aquaporin family protein, whose translation is MVNSRAYLAEAIATYGLVFFGPLSVIIAVASFGETLTTQSVLFISLGHGGAIALMVYAFGHVSGAHINPAVTIPMMITKKIGIKDGIGYIISQLIGAVAAAATLKAILPELGAKVNFGTQGGPSELINNSVSSGFAIEAILTFFLVLVIFMTAVHKKASPGLHGLSIGGMVFLIHLVAVPLTGASVNPARTFGPALISGAWEFQWLYWAAPILGGIIAGLIMNYVYVNKAEKEA
- a CDS encoding ferritin; the protein is MKISQNTKKLLNNQIVLEANAANSYLAMASWCEITGYVGAASFFYAQSDEERSHMLKFIRYLNNIGGNATIPAIKSPPNSFKSLESTIRAALNNEQLVTKAIYAIVETAQKEKDHSTHTFLDWFVNEQVEEEKKFETVLQKFDLIGRDKIAVHEIDKILGELATKD
- a CDS encoding elongator complex protein 3 produces the protein MNKLNVLFSTACTEITQNLLTIKEPTKKQVKEEIKKICAKYSLERIPRNHEILSTVKDADFFKLQKVLLKKPIKTASGVSVIALMPKPYACPHGRCTYCPGGIEFNSPNSYTGKEPSTLNAIQNEYDPKLQIISKIEKLIAFGHDPSKMEIVIVGGTFLFMPKDYQENFIKSCYDALNGINSKDLEEAKLNNEHAKIRNVGFTIETKPDYCKQKHVDAMLDYGITRIEIGVQSLQDRVYKIVNRGHNYNDVTESFQISKDAGYKIVAHMMPGLPTMTPKGDIADFKKLFDEPELRPDMLKIYPSLVIENTPLYEEYRQGKYTPYSDQDMIKVLTEVKKNVPKWVRIMRVQREISPNEIIAGPKSGNLRQIVQQNLSKQGISCKCIRCREAGLSNKKTSDQDIKLNRINYDSSGGKEVFLSYEDSNESIYGFLRLRKPSSLAHRKEIGDDSCIVRELHVYGKSLKLGEKGENEIQHSGLGKNLMKEAEKISKEEFNATKLLVISAVGTREYYQKIGYSLYGPYMTKLLNKE
- a CDS encoding DNA repair protein, whose translation is MGLFGKKKEQVEEKTHEKNEERVLKESLETEVEGLQIEFRTKQEEIDSITKKLQSVKEEYDEATSKLMEIKRESNQKKLELDTIYLEYKNIKTKINDSEEKFIKNKKIIEEIDKAEINLTKKNQELEKITKEYDDIKEKIAEGQSELHETRAQQIQAQKELEEITSRLYNAKHDVKNIQQNIDGETGIFTSKEKEFIEGEITDKKASKGIIEAASAVVGGLKSKLSKAEKELETLHILLDKERREHAQTRDELEKLKEKTESKE
- the lysS gene encoding lysine--tRNA ligase — translated: MSEQEIFGKGTWIDKLAHELLEREKTLGRSLELLRVESGLGASGVPHIGSLGDAVRAYGVKLALENYGFKSELIAYSDDLDGLRKIPEGFPEDLEKHIAKPVSLIPDPYGCHESYGMHMSSILLDGLDKMGIKYEFRRAKDTYKNGLLKDQIHTILQNSTKIGDKISELVGQEKYQKFLPYFPVCSNCDRLYTAEAFEYLENEKKVRYKCHDAEISSKMIKGCGHDGEANITKDLGKLAWKVEFAARWAAFDIRFEAYGKDIMDSVKVNDWVSDEILNFPHPHHVKYEMFLDKGGKKISKSLGNVVTGQKWMEFGSPKSILLLLYKRITGARELGFEDIPSLMNEYNELEDIFFGKIKVDNDAKLIKSKGLYEYVNLLNPPKQPNIHVNYRLLVELAKMFKENRTERVMKKLLDYGVIKNPDPQIEKLIELAGNFADEFDQQEKVEVAMDESAKKVLKLLVDALNAEDEPEDIQNTIYQIAKSNGVEPKDFFRILYQIILGTSRGPKIGPLITDIGRKRVAKTVSEYI
- a CDS encoding cation:proton antiporter; amino-acid sequence: MAAEAQFIETIIGVGILLFAAKLMAELFLRLKLPIVLGELIAGMVIGPFALGAYIVGSGGISLVNISNEIKILGEIGAIVILFMAGLEMTPKEFLKGGKASFTVGTLGVIVPFAVGLVVFQMFGFDALQSMLIATALTATSIAISVQVLSEFGKLKSTEARLIIGAAVVDDILAIAVLSVVISIANGPGGVDSIDISDVTIKILQVLGFFAVMLIASVWVMPKIITPRLWKAKGSIEGIATASFFGAAALAGSIGLSPIVGAFAVGMALSTTKVFEKVENYAHQIGLIFAPLFFAIIGAQVDFRQVNAEILYLSGIIIAIAIVTKLLGCGLPAMMFLKSKSKGMKVGIGMISRGEVGLIVAGVGVASGILTSSVYSTIVIMVAVTTIITPIWLKIEYKKEQRQEGTEPQANNLQ
- a CDS encoding TRADD-N-associated membrane domain-containing protein; this translates as MVHSEHNKTRGGSSFALIIFGALLLFLAPNINPDNPELGIIALIGGIVIGGIGFYLKFIRRRVKN